A portion of the Carya illinoinensis cultivar Pawnee chromosome 11, C.illinoinensisPawnee_v1, whole genome shotgun sequence genome contains these proteins:
- the LOC122280651 gene encoding cytochrome P450 71A9-like translates to MSTQIFLMPFLVFLLPSLYLLLLRQRKKPDQAKIRLPPGPRKLPLVGNLHQLGGMPHRFLQRLSAEYGPLMFLQLGFIPTIIVSSADMAREIFKTHDRVFSGRPVLYAAKSLSYNLSAVPFAPYGNYWREVRKIVILELLSAKRVQSFQSVRDEEVAHMLDSVSLSSGPVNLSELTLSLANNIVCRVAFGKKYDGGESDSKSGVHQTLRETQDLLGGFCIADFFPWMGWLNKFNGLEERVEKNFRQLDEFYEKVIEEHRSSKPENDEDLVAVLLRIQKDSNQELPLHIDQIKAVLTDMFIAGTDTSSATIVWIMSELIRNPSVMQRAQVEVREIVKGKQKVEESDLLKLIYLKSIVKEGFRLHPPAPLLVPRETTESCTIEGYHIPAKTRVFFNAKSIGEDPKYWKNPKEFRPERFLDSSVDFRGQHFELLPFGAGRRGCPGIQFATQLIELALANLLHRFDWEMADGVKREELDMEEAVGITMQKKVPLLLVAKPLAFNIT, encoded by the exons ATGAGCACCCAAATTTTCTTGATGCCATTCTTGGTTTTCCTTCTACCCTCTctgtatttattattgttgaggCAAAGGAAGAAACCTGATCAGGCAAAGATCAGGCTCCCTCCAGGTCCTAGAAAGCTGCCTCTGGTTGGGAACCTGCACCAGCTTGGTGGCATGCCGCATCGATTTCTTCAACGCCTTTCTGCTGAGTACGGACCGCTCATGTTCTTGCAACTGGGCTTCATACCAACTATAATAGTCTCCTCAGCAGACATGGCAAGAGAGATCTTCAAAACCCATGATCGTGTCTTTTCAGGAAGACCAGTTCTTTACGCTGCAAAGAGCCTTAGTTATAATCTCTCCGCTGTGCCCTTTGCTCCCTATGGTAATTACTGGAGAGAGGTCAGGAAGATTGTGATTTTGGAGCTACTTAGTGCTAAGAGGGTCCAATCTTTTCAGTCTGTGAGGGACGAAGAGGTTGCACATATGCTTGATTCTGTATCTCTTTCTTCTGGCCCTGTCAATCTTAGTGAACTGACACTTTCGCTTGCAAATAATATCGTTTGCCGTGTGGCTTTTGGGAAGAAATATGATGGTGGAGAAAGTGACAGCAAGAGTGGAGTGCATCAGACTCTTCGTGAGACACAGGATTTATTGGGAGGATTCTGCATAGCAGACTTCTTTCCATGGATGGGTTGGCTCAACAAGTTTAATGGTCTGGAAGAAAGGGTGGAAAAGAATTTTAGACAACTGGATGAGTTTTATGAAAAAGTGATTGAGGAGCACCGAAGCTCTAAACCTGAAAATGATGAAGATCTTGTTGCTGTACTGCTCCGAATTCAGAAAGACTCAAATCAAGAACTCCCGCTCCATATTGACCAAATTAAGGCTGTCCTCACT GACATGTTTATTGCAGGCACAGATACATCTTCAGCCACAATAGTATGGATAATGTCTGAGCTAATAAGGAACCCATCTGTAATGCAAAGAGCGCAAGTTGAGGTGAGAGAAATTGTGAAGGGAAAACAAAAGGTGGAAGAAAGCGACCTTCTGAAACTCATTTATCTAAAGTCAATTGTAAAGGAGGGATTTAGACTTCATCCTCCAGCCCCATTACTTGTTCCCAGGGAAACAACTGAGAGTTGCACAATTGAAGGGTACCATATTCCAGCAAAAACAAGGGTGTTTTTCAATGCTAAATCCATAGGAGAAGACCCAAAATATTGGAAGAATCCAAAAGAGTTTAGACCCGAGAGATTCTTGGATAGCTCAGTGGATTTTAGAGGACAACACTTCGAGCTGTTACCATTTGGAGCTGGCCGCAGGGGTTGTCCTGGAATACAATTTGCTACCCAGCTGATTGAACTTGCACTGGCAAATCTGCTGCATCGTTTTGATTGGGAAATGGCTGATGGGGTAAAGAGggaagaactggatatggaagaAGCAGTTGGGATTACAATGCAAAAAAAGGTTCCTCTTCTCCTGGTGGCTAAGCCACTGGCTTTTAATATTACCTAG